The Schizosaccharomyces pombe strain 972h- genome assembly, chromosome: I genome contains a region encoding:
- the pyp2 gene encoding protein tyrosine phosphatase Pyp2 produces the protein MLHLLSKDEFNSTLKSFEEQTESVSWIIDLRLHSKYAVSHIKNAINVSLPTALLRRPSFDIGKVFACIKCNVKVSLDEINAIFLYDSSMAGMNRIYDLVQKFRRGGYSKKIYLLSNGFEAFASSHPDAIVSTEMVKESVPYKIDINENCKLDILHLSDPSAVSTPISPDYSFPLRVPINIPPPLCTPSVVSDTFSEFASHAEYPGFSGLTPFSIHSPTASSVRSCQSIYGSPLSPPNSAFQAEMPYFPISPAISCASSCPSTPDEQKNFFIVGNAPQQTPARPSLRSVPSYPSSNNQRRPSASRVRSFSNYVKSSNVVNPSLSQASLEIIPRKSMKRDSNAQNDGTSTMTSKLKPSVGLSNTRDAPKPGGLRRANKPCFNKETKGSIFSKENKGPFTCNPWGAKKVSPPPCEVLADLNTASIFYKFKRLEEMEMTRSLAFNDSKSDWCCLASSRSTSISRKNRYTDIVPYDKTRVRLAVPKGCSDYINASHIDVGNKKYIACQAPKPGTLLDFWEMVWHNSGTNGVIVMLTNLYEAGSEKCSQYWPDNKDHALCLEGGLRISVQKYETFEDLKVNTHLFRLDKPNGPPKYIHHFWVHTWFDKTHPDIESITGIIRCIDKVPNDGPMFVHCSAGVGRTGTFIAVDQILQVPKNILPKTTNLEDSKDFIFNCVNSLRSQRMKMVQNFEQFKFLYDVVDYLNSGVNQASKPLMT, from the coding sequence ATGCTCCATCTTCTGTCTAAAGACGAATTTAACTCTACTCTTAAGTCTTTTGAAGAACAAACCGAGAGCGTTTCTTGGATTATTGATTTGCGCCTGCACTCCAAATATGCTGTTAGccatataaaaaatgccaTCAACGTTTCTCTTCCAACTGCGTTGTTACGTCGTCCGTCTTTTGACATTGGAAAGGTTTTCGCCTGTATAAAATGCAACGTAAAAGTCTCGTTGGATGAAATTAATGCCATATTCCTATACGACTCTAGCATGGCTGGCATGAACCGTATTTATGATTTGGTACAGAAGTTTCGACGTGGTGgatattccaaaaaaatttatttattaagcaATGGATTTGAAGCCTTTGCTTCCTCTCATCCGGACGCCATTGTCTCTACCGAAATGGTCAAGGAGTCGGTCCCATACAAAATTGACATCAATGAGAATTGCAAGCTGGATATCCTTCATTTATCCGATCCATCTGCGGTTTCTACCCCTATTTCACCAGATTATAGCTTTCCATTGAGAGTTCCTATTAACATCCCACCACCTTTATGCACACCTTCGGTAGTCTCCGATACCTTTAGTGAGTTCGCGAGTCATGCGGAATACCCTGGATTTTCAGGTTTAACACCGTTTTCGATTCACTCTCCTACTGCTTCTTCTGTTCGTTCGTGCCAATCTATATATGGTTCACCCCTCTCTCCCCCAAATTCAGCTTTTCAAGCTGAAATGCCATATTTTCCAATCTCTCCCGCCATTTCTTGCGCATCTTCTTGTCCTAGTACGCCTGATGAacagaaaaacttttttatcgTAGGCAATGCCCCTCAGCAAACTCCTGCCAGGCCATCTCTACGATCGGTGCCTTCTTATCCCTCCTCGAATAATCAGAGACGGCCTTCTGCTTCTCGCGTTCGTAGCTTTAGCAACTATGTTAAATCCAGCAACGTCGTCAATCCAAGTTTGTCTCAAGCTTCCTTGGAAATTATTCCACGGAAGTCAATGAAACGTGATAGCAATGCACAGAATGATGGTACTAGTACGATGACAAGCAAACTTAAACCATCTGTTGGTTTATCAAACACACGAGATGCTCCAAAACCAGGCGGTCTAAGAAGAGCTAACAAACCGTGCTTTAATAAAGAGACCAAGGGAAGCATTTTCTCCAAGGAAAACAAAGGACCCTTTACTTGTAATCCCTGGGGTGCCAAAAAGGTTTCTCCTCCTCCTTGTGAGGTGCTTGCGGATTTAAATACTGcttctattttttataagttTAAAAGACTTGAGGAAATGGAAATGACTAGATCCCTAGCGTTTAATGACAGTAAATCTGATTGGTGCTGTTTAGCTTCCAGCCGCTCCACTTCcatttcaagaaaaaatcgTTACACAGATATCGTGCCCTACGATAAAACAAGAGTCCGTCTAGCCGTTCCAAAAGGATGTTCTGATTATATTAATGCTTCACATATAGACGttggaaataaaaaatatattgcCTGCCAGGCCCCTAAGCCGGGAACTCTTTTAGACTTTTGGGAAATGGTTTGGCATAACTCAGGAACAAATGGTGTTATCGTAATGCTCACAAATCTGTATGAGGCGGGAAGTGAGAAATGTTCTCAATATTGGCCAGATAACAAAGATCACGCATTATGCTTGGAAGGCGGATTACGCATATCTgttcaaaaatatgaaacCTTTGAAGATTTGAAGGTCAACACTCATTTGTTTCGATTGGATAAACCTAATGGTCCTCCAAAGTATATACATCACTTTTGGGTGCACACGTGGTTTGACAAAACCCATCCAGATATTGAAAGCATCACGGGAATCATACGTTGTATTGATAAGGTTCCCAATGATGGACCAATGTTCGTTCACTGTTCAGCAGGCGTAGGACGCACTGGTACTTTTATTGCTGTAGACCAAATACTTCAGGTAccaaaaaacattttacCCAAGACGACCAATTTGGAAGATTCAAAAGATTTCATATTCAATTGTGTTAACTCGTTGAGATCACAACGGATGAAAATGGTTCAAAACTTTGAGCAATTCAAATTTCTCTACGACGTCGTGGATTATTTAAATAGCGGCGTTAACCAGGCTTCCAAGCCCTTGATGACTTAA
- the emc10 gene encoding protein Emc10: MLGQGLIFISLAFVAHALEIPISCAVSHNEQTEIFPHGTIDIPEMTFRPSDSQIDWSNLSHSDFVQCGVYEDSTNTWLAGASKYKIDEIKTLPKVPRDHYIILCDSSESNEIAKFTQVVHSFDFSSDSESAVVEQLHPSSPIPILTTAVRKKGSRPSKPQKEKQGNKQGSKTEESPNVDEDELESEPEEKTFFQKYGLYLIPILFLIIMSGNNANQQAANTAK; the protein is encoded by the coding sequence atgCTAGGACAAGGCTTGATTTTTATCAGTTTAGCCTTTGTTGCTCATGCATTAGAAATTCCTATTTCTTGCGCTGTATCACATAATGAGCAAACAGAAATATTTCCACATGGTACTATTGATATCCCAGAAATGACATTTCGTCCTTCGGACTCACAAATTGATTGGAGTAATCTTTCTCACTCTGATTTTGTACAATGTGGAGTATACGAAGATTCTACCAACACATGGCTTGCAGGCGCCagcaaatacaaaattgatgaaataaaaaccCTTCCAAAAGTACCTAGAGACCACTATATCATACTTTGTGATTCATCAGAAAGCAATGAGATTGCAAAATTTACTCAAGTGGTCCACtcatttgatttttcatcCGACTCAGAAAGTGCTGTAGTCGAGCAATTGCATCCTTCTTCTCCAATTCCAATTTTAACTACTGCTGTCAGAAAAAAGGGATCACGTCCATCTAAACCCCAGAAGGAAAAACAAGGAAATAAACAGGGTTCTAAAACCGAAGAATCTCCAAATGTGGACGAAGATGAATTAGAGTCCGAACCTGAGGAAAAGacatttttccaaaaatatgGTTTATATCTCATCCCGATATTGTTTCTGATAATTATGTCTGGTAACAATGCAAATCAACAGGCAGCAAATACGGCGAAATAA
- the cid1 gene encoding terminal uridylyltransferase Cid1: MNISSAQFIPGVHTVEEIEAEIHKNLHISKSCSYQKVPNSHKEFTKFCYEVYNEIKISDKEFKEKRAALDTLRLCLKRISPDAELVAFGSLESGLALKNSDMDLCVLMDSRVQSDTIALQFYEELIAEGFEGKFLQRARIPIIKLTSDTKNGFGASFQCDIGFNNRLAIHNTLLLSSYTKLDARLKPMVLLVKHWAKRKQINSPYFGTLSSYGYVLMVLYYLIHVIKPPVFPNLLLSPLKQEKIVDGFDVGFDDKLEDIPPSQNYSSLGSLLHGFFRFYAYKFEPREKVVTFRRPDGYLTKQEKGWTSATEHTGSADQIIKDRYILAIEDPFEISHNVGRTVSSSGLYRIRGEFMAASRLLNSRSYPIPYDSLFEEAPIPPRRQKKTDEQSNKKLLNETDGDNSE; this comes from the exons ATGAACATTTCTTCTGCACAATTTATTCCTGGTGTTCACACAGTTGAAGAGATTGAGGCAGAAATtcacaaaaatttacatatttcaaaaagttgTAGCTACCAAAAGGTCCCTAATTCGCACAAGGAATTTACGAAGTTTTGCTATGAAGTGTATAATGAGATTAAAATTAGTGACAAAGagtttaaagaaaagagagCGGCATTAGATACACTTCGGCTATGCCTTAAACGAATATCCCCTG ATGCTGAATTGGTAGCCTTTGGAAGTTTGGAATCTGGTTTAGCACTTAAAAATTCGGATATGGATTTGTGCGTGCTTATGGATTCGCGCGTCCAAAGTGATACAATTGCGCTCCAATTCTATGAAGAGCTTATAGCTGAAG GATTTgaaggaaaatttttacaaaggGCAAGAATTCCCATTATCAAATTAACATCTGATACGAAAAATGGATTTGGGGCTTCGTTTCAATGTGATATTGGATTTAACAATCGTCTAGCTATTCATAATACGcttttactttcttcatATACAAAATTAGATGCTCGCCTAAAACCCATGGTCCTTCTTGTTAAGCATTGGGCCAAACGGAAGCAAATCAACTCTCCTTACTTTGGAACTCTTTCCAGTTATGGTTACGTCCTAATGGTTCTTTACTATCTGATTCACGTTATCAAGCCTCCCGTCTTTCCTAATTTACTGTTGTCACCTTTGAAACAAGAAAAGATAGTTGATGGATTTGACGTTGGTTTTGACGATAAACTGGAAGATATCCCTCCTTCCCAAAATTATAGCTCATTGGGAAGTTTACTTCATGgcttttttagattttatGCTTATAAGTTCGAGCCACGGGAAAAGGTAGTAACTTTTCGTAGACCAGACGGTTACCTCACAAAGCAAGAGAAAGGATGGACTTCAGCTACTGAACACACTGGATCGGCTGATCAAATTATAAAAGACAGGTATATTCTTGCGATTGAAGATCCTTTCGAGATTTCACATAATGTGGGTAGGACAGTTAGCAGTTCTGGATTGTATCGGATTCGAGGGGAATTTATGGCCGCTTCAAGGTTGCTCAATTCTCGCTCATATCCTATCCCTTATGATTCATTATTTGAGGAGGCCCCAATTCCGCCTCGTCGCCAGAAAAAAACGGATGAACAAtctaacaaaaaattgttgaatgaAACCGATGGTGACAATTCTGAGTGA